In Prosthecobacter sp., one genomic interval encodes:
- a CDS encoding DUF1553 domain-containing protein, producing MQSHRLNLLVLLALSTTAQAQPIGFNKDIRPILADACFHCHGPDPGTRKAGLRLDTEAGFFTAKKGEEPTVIKGQPDKSALFQRLLSTDEDEVMPPPESHKEIKPAQIVLIKEWIAQGAPWQPHWSLIQPQRGAEPAVKDKTWVKTPVDRFVLSKLEATGLKPAPEADAHALIRRVSLDLTGLPPSPELVKRYATAEKLTDAQLSALADELMKSSAYGEHRARYWLDAARYGDSHGLHFDKPREMWPYRDWVVKAFNRNQPFDQFTIEQIAGDLLPKPTEDQLVATGFQRCNITTNEGGTIDEENVANYAADRVQTMGWVYFGLTTNCSQCHDHKFDPITQRDYYSMAAFFRNTTQKAKDGNVKDGLGPILVLPTDKDRPRWTALPTEIAAAKTKQTESRNGAKPKFDQWLASAKPEDLDKDVPTKGIVAHVPLNEGVGSEVTGNCGATKKFKATGEVSWKPDGKLGPAPVMKSGGTFEIGDVADFEKDHAFSYGAWVRAGRAGVFGGILARMDEKGDYRGWDLFQNDTKLSVHIVSKWPDDAIKVTTAKPALRPNVWQHVFVTYDGKGKAGGVRIFVNGEDTPVKAETNALKGSIKTTTPTRIGQRSHTQIFTDGGVQDVRIYDRQLTVAEVMTLSKVGPLRAMLTAKKQGPKQQEALFEHYLVTRDAAYQTALSQTNKLTAEQDAIKARSPITHIQEEKMDAKPMANILMRGAYDKVGEQVDAAVPASLGKLAPNAPKNRLGLAQWLVAADNPLTARVTVNRFWQELFGAGIVKTSDDFGIMGSAPTHPELLDWLAVEFRESGWDVKRLFKMLITSAAYRQATLITPEKIEKDRDNMLLSRGPRFRMDAEMIRDYALAASGTLSPRMGGPGTMPYQPENIWEVVGLGTEKYTQDKGENLYRRTLYNFWKRMSPSPNMDIFNAPSREVSCVRRDRTNTPLQALVTMNDPQFVEAARNLAQKAIATQDPLTYIAERILCRPLKAKEQPILAASLADLRKHYTTSAADTEALLKVGESKPDEKLPKAELATWTMLCNQLMNLDEVLNK from the coding sequence ATGCAATCCCACCGCCTCAACCTCCTGGTGCTTCTTGCCCTCAGCACGACCGCCCAGGCGCAGCCCATCGGGTTCAACAAGGACATCCGCCCCATCCTTGCCGATGCGTGCTTCCATTGCCACGGACCCGACCCGGGAACCCGCAAGGCCGGACTGCGGCTCGACACCGAGGCGGGATTCTTCACCGCGAAGAAGGGCGAGGAGCCAACCGTCATCAAAGGTCAGCCGGACAAGAGCGCCCTTTTCCAACGCCTGCTCTCCACCGACGAGGATGAAGTGATGCCCCCACCGGAGTCGCACAAAGAGATCAAACCGGCGCAGATCGTCCTCATCAAGGAATGGATCGCCCAAGGTGCCCCGTGGCAGCCGCATTGGTCGCTGATCCAGCCTCAGCGCGGTGCAGAACCTGCCGTCAAAGACAAAACCTGGGTGAAGACGCCCGTGGATCGCTTTGTGCTTTCCAAACTGGAAGCGACAGGCCTCAAGCCCGCACCGGAGGCTGATGCGCACGCGCTCATTCGTCGTGTGAGTCTCGACCTCACCGGTCTGCCGCCTTCGCCGGAGTTGGTGAAGCGTTATGCCACGGCGGAAAAGCTCACGGACGCTCAACTCAGCGCGCTCGCTGATGAACTCATGAAGTCGTCGGCCTACGGCGAACATCGCGCCCGCTACTGGCTGGATGCGGCGCGTTACGGTGACTCCCACGGGCTGCACTTTGACAAACCCCGCGAGATGTGGCCCTACCGCGACTGGGTGGTGAAGGCCTTCAATCGCAACCAGCCTTTCGATCAGTTCACCATCGAGCAGATCGCAGGAGATTTGCTGCCTAAGCCAACCGAAGACCAACTCGTCGCCACTGGATTCCAGCGCTGCAACATCACCACGAATGAAGGCGGCACGATTGATGAAGAAAATGTCGCCAACTACGCAGCGGACCGCGTGCAGACGATGGGCTGGGTCTATTTCGGCCTCACCACGAACTGCTCGCAGTGCCACGATCATAAGTTCGACCCAATCACACAGCGCGACTACTACTCGATGGCCGCGTTCTTCCGCAACACAACGCAGAAAGCCAAGGACGGCAACGTGAAGGACGGCCTCGGCCCCATCCTCGTTCTGCCAACTGACAAAGATCGCCCACGTTGGACCGCCTTGCCCACCGAGATCGCCGCAGCGAAAACGAAGCAGACGGAGTCTCGCAACGGAGCTAAACCGAAGTTTGATCAATGGCTCGCCAGCGCGAAGCCAGAGGATCTCGACAAAGATGTGCCAACCAAAGGCATCGTCGCTCATGTGCCGCTGAATGAAGGCGTTGGCAGTGAAGTCACCGGCAATTGCGGTGCCACAAAGAAATTCAAAGCCACTGGCGAAGTCTCCTGGAAGCCCGATGGCAAACTCGGACCCGCACCCGTGATGAAATCCGGTGGCACCTTTGAGATCGGCGACGTGGCTGACTTTGAAAAGGATCACGCATTCAGCTACGGCGCATGGGTTCGCGCAGGCCGCGCTGGGGTCTTCGGTGGCATCCTTGCCCGCATGGATGAGAAAGGTGATTACCGCGGATGGGATCTCTTTCAAAACGACACCAAGCTCAGCGTCCACATCGTCAGCAAATGGCCCGATGACGCGATCAAAGTCACCACCGCCAAGCCCGCGCTGAGGCCCAATGTGTGGCAGCACGTCTTCGTCACCTATGACGGCAAAGGTAAAGCCGGCGGCGTGCGCATCTTCGTCAATGGCGAAGACACGCCTGTGAAAGCCGAAACCAACGCGCTCAAAGGCAGCATCAAGACCACGACGCCCACACGCATCGGCCAGCGCAGCCACACGCAGATCTTCACGGATGGCGGCGTGCAGGACGTGCGCATCTATGACCGCCAGCTCACCGTTGCTGAAGTGATGACCCTATCCAAAGTCGGCCCGCTGCGCGCCATGCTCACGGCCAAGAAACAGGGTCCGAAACAACAAGAGGCACTGTTTGAGCACTACCTCGTCACACGCGATGCCGCGTATCAGACTGCTTTGTCGCAAACCAACAAGCTGACTGCCGAACAGGACGCCATCAAGGCCCGCAGCCCCATCACCCACATCCAGGAGGAGAAGATGGACGCCAAACCCATGGCCAACATCCTCATGCGCGGTGCCTATGACAAAGTCGGCGAGCAGGTCGATGCCGCCGTGCCAGCTTCACTCGGCAAACTGGCTCCGAATGCCCCGAAGAACCGTCTCGGCCTCGCGCAATGGCTTGTTGCTGCGGATAATCCGCTCACGGCACGCGTCACTGTAAACCGCTTCTGGCAGGAACTCTTTGGCGCAGGCATCGTGAAGACCAGCGACGACTTCGGCATCATGGGCAGTGCTCCCACGCATCCCGAATTGCTCGACTGGCTCGCTGTCGAGTTCCGTGAGAGCGGCTGGGATGTGAAGCGCTTATTCAAGATGCTCATCACCTCCGCCGCCTATCGTCAGGCCACGCTCATCACACCCGAGAAGATCGAAAAAGATCGCGATAACATGCTGCTCTCACGCGGTCCGCGCTTCCGCATGGATGCCGAGATGATTCGCGACTATGCCCTCGCCGCCAGCGGCACGCTCTCGCCCCGCATGGGCGGCCCCGGCACCATGCCGTATCAGCCGGAAAACATCTGGGAAGTCGTCGGCCTCGGCACAGAGAAATACACGCAGGACAAAGGCGAGAACCTCTACCGTCGCACGCTCTACAACTTCTGGAAGCGCATGTCCCCCTCGCCAAACATGGACATCTTCAACGCCCCAAGCCGCGAAGTCAGTTGCGTCCGCCGCGACCGCACCAACACGCCGCTGCAGGCCCTCGTCACCATGAACGACCCGCAGTTCGTCGAAGCCGCCCGCAACCTCGCGCAAAAGGCCATCGCAACCCAGGATCCACTCACCTACATCGCCGAGCGCATCCTCTGCCGTCCGCTGAAAGCCAAAGAACAGCCCATCCTCGCGGCAAGCCTCGCCGATCTCCGCAAGCACTATACCACCAGCGCCGCCGACACCGAAGCCCTCCTCAAAGTCGGCGAATCCAAACCCGACGAAAAGCTCCCCAAAGCCGAACTCGCTACGTGGACGATGCTTTGCAATCAGCTCATGAACCTGGACGAAGTCCTCAACAAGTAA